The Lolium perenne isolate Kyuss_39 chromosome 6, Kyuss_2.0, whole genome shotgun sequence genome segment acgactatatatggaaaacatgcctacatgattaatgaattgatgttctttcttaatgctttatcaatcctatcaattgcccaactgtaatttgttcacccaacacttgtcacttgttattggagagttaccactagtgtagatcgctgggaaccccggtccatctctcatcatcatatactcgttctatatgtcattggaagtagtatcaactattttctggtgccattgcctccgtgttactgttaccgctactgtgttactattactattgctctcatattactgctgctttcacatcacccctgttactagtgcttttccaggtgcagctgaattgacaactcagttgttaaggcttataagtattctttacctccccttgtgtcgaatcaataaatttgggttttacttccctcgaagactgctgcgatcccctatacttgtggtttATCAGTatgcactacaggaatggcgagATACGCTGAGGGCCTTTTATATgccgacggccaaaagtcggggccctcggcgtatggcctggcctggccagccTCCTCATCCAACCCTCGACGTAGCGcagccgtcggcgtagcgaggtctacgccgagggcagccctcggcatatctttggccctaggcgtagacagggctacgccgacggccaccctcggcgtagccatttttcaaatttgtctaattttgtaaaaatcataactaattcatatgatgtcagaaaaatgcgtatgaggtatcaaaatgttcagaaaaacatcatcatctatccgtttatgtcaaaatcatgcatatttgaatcatgtacagtACCATGTTAATATAGAAATAATTCAATCACTTTCTTATATATCCCCAGGTTCCCGTtttagccagatggcaatttaaatgAAGTCAAAAAAtctcgcggagccgcatggcatcattttatgtgtcctagtaaccactccaaaagatggaattgggatacgccaattattttggaaaacccttcgcaaacagggctatcacgtccggagttctatggcttttagggcaaatgagtaggaaatggCCCGTGACACCACATAGTTTGTTGgaacgaggtcatatttggcacgtgcatggTCCCTGGgattggaagcaaggccccgggagcggatttccaatccgacccatgggtgatggttttttcattttcagggtgccaaaacgggtttttttgtgaagcagctacatgggacgCATTTTAGTATTACGCGAGACCTCcgtgtagtggtaggacaccgcctccgcaccatatatcacatgtcatatgtacgcgctagctatctgggaatccatgcggcttcctgcggtgtaccgccgaatccgctggaaagtgacaTGATTTGAACTAGggatacactttccgtcgctcaataaattccgggaaaaatgtttttaggtctatgacatatcactttatctgcgaatttttttccgtttagcgtgatggtaaacgggtgcaccagcgcgcccggtacggccttaccgcatctccgtgggggcccgttttggccaaatggcaatttaaacgaagtcggtaaatcccgcggagccgcatggcgtcattttatgtgtcctagtaaccactccaaaagtcggaattaggatacgataattattttggaaaacccttcacaaaaagGGCTATCacctccggagttctatggcttttagggcaaatgagtaggaaactgcccgtgacaccgcatagtttgtccgaacgaggccatatttgacacgtgcgtggtccctaggatgggaagcaaggtcccgggagcggatttccaatccgacccatgggcgatggttttttcatttttgagGTGCTAAAACGGATTTTTttctgaagcagctacatggggcgcattttagtattgcgcgagacctcagcgtagtggtaggacaccgtctCCGCACCATATATCACATTTCATATGTACGCGCTAGCTATCTTGGAATCCCTGCGGCTTCCTGCCGTGTCCCGccaaatccgctggaaactgaccgaatttgaactaggggtgcacctttccatcgctcaataaattccgcaaaaaatgtttttaggtctataacacatcactttgtgtgctaatttttgttcgtttagcgtgttggcgaacggtgcaccagcccgcccgatacggccatttcgcatctcGCGAGGGGGCCGTTTTGGCCACATGGCAAATTGGGCGTCATATTTGGATTTCTCTAATTTTaaggttcaaatgatgatatggatgttatatttagattcctctcatttttctgatcgatttagacatattatttgtggaatttcgattttccgatttaaagatattaattgttccatattaaatagaaaaaagaccaaaaaataaaatcattttattgttatttaAATTCAATATTCTTAATCATtgttacttatatattcattattgtttacttaagtaattgtttggaatttaaaaataatgagttgtgacatcacggtccaagggttaatagggttgataggctattattatcagcaaggtgtcaattctttaagggaagctcatccgaatggaaccaagaagttaagcgggctgaggttggagtagtgtgaggatgggtgaccgagtggGAAGTTTAgccatgattgtaatttgacctaagattaagtgtaattagagttaaaagtgtatgggtgaaagataaacaagtaaaaaaaaaggaaaaaaagaaaaaaaatggtgtaaaaaaattaaattttaaaaaatttaaaactctatgccgagagctttgccgtcggcatataattttttttttatttttttcgatttttttttgaacttttctttagaaaaaaagaaaattcaaatttgtaaaatttgtgtgccgacggttttgccgtcggcgtagcacgctacgccgagggccgggctacACCGATGACAATATTGTCTATGCCGAGGGACCTAAACGCCGACGtcatacgccgagggctgccgtcggcgtatgcgtccattcctgtagtgatgTAAAGTGTTTTAGTGTGTTTCATGGGGTTGACCTGAAAAATTACACCTTTAAACACATGAAACCCCGTCGGCGTATgcgtccattcctgtagtgatgTAAAGTGTTTTAGTGTGTTTCATGGGGTTGACCTGAAAAATTACACCTTTAAACACATGAAACCCGGCCTGCCTAACAAGGCCTTATAGGTTAAATTTTCCTTGTTGACATCTAGCGGGGATAGCTCAGTTGGGAGAGCGTCAGACTGAAGATCTGAAGGTCGGGTGTTCGATCCACCCTCACCGCAAAAACATCTTTTCGCCTTTTTAAAGTTTCAGGCACTACATCTGGAGTTGTTTTCGTTCCCCTGGTTTCCCCTTCCACAACGTAGCCGCCGCCGACGCAACAGAAGACAGCAGATCTTGCGGCGTAAGCTCTCCTCGCTTTTTTTTTTTCGATGTTTGTTGCATCGCTTATAAAATTTGTGCAGCCAGTTGATTTCATGTCCATTACGTACAAACGGGCTAGATGACCGCAACCGTAGAACCTTTTTGTTTTCCCTCTAAGCTTCTCGTCAGATCCGCTTGAAGATACCCTACATGCCTGTAGTTTTTATTTAGCTCAATCTATCTAGACAGTCTAATTTCATCATCTAGGTTACGACTCGTATCCAGTTGTATTCATCCAGGTTTTGAAATTTTGATTCTCTCTATGGGGCTTGCAACTTCGCTGTCGGTTGACGAGATTCTAAAATTCAAGGATAGTGGGTTCAGTTCGAAAATTGGAACCAGTGGTGTTGTTCCTTCTATTTAAGGTAGAAGGATACTACATCTTCTAGGTTATTTTCAATCTATTCAAGACAGATGGGGATTTCGTAGGTCAAGGGAAGATAAACTATGTTCGTTTCATCCAAAAAAAAAGAGAACAACAATGTTCTTCCAATTTTTGTAGCTTGTTAAGAATCAAGAATCTGCAAAGCAAATGCGTTGATGCTGGCGGGAGACTGTGAAGGTTTTAGGGTCCTGCATAGGCCTTAGTCCTCCTTCCCCTGTCTCCTTTCTCGACAGTGGTCTCTCCCCACTTGTAGTGGGCTATCTATGAGTGTGCTGGAACTTCTCCCCCTAGATCTTTTGATGGGTAGGTTTGAGTGAACCTGGCAAGATGTGTTTGTGTTGTAATAAACGTTGTGACATCTGGTTTCAGCAATGGAACTGGGGCTATGACCTGTTTTTCTAAAAAAAAGAATCTGCAAATTGAAAATGGAACCGAGGTGTTCGCCCTGTATGTGAAAGAAAAGGGACATGGGCTACATGCTCTTATTCATGACCTGAGGGCTGAGGTGATGAACTATTGAGAATAGGATGGGCTAAGTCAGTAATCTTTAGTTTTCTATGTTATTCAATTCTGACCTTGCTATTGGACTGTTTGTTCATCTATCAATCTACGCTTATGTTTATGAACTATGTAATGTTCCATTGCGCTGTTTATCTCTACATTTCCACTGTAATCTATCCATTGAAGAACGGTCTAATTTCACCATCTAGGTAATGGTTTTGTGTCTAATTGCAATATCTAGGTTTTTGATTCTCTACATGTGGCTTGCATCTTCGCTGTTTGTTCTTCACGAGATAGAAGGACACTGGGTTTAGTTCAAAAAATTGGAATCAATGGTGTTGTTAGGCTGTTTTCGACCTATTCCTGACATGTGGAGATTACATGGGTCAACCAAAGATAAACTGTATTTGTTCAATTTTTTGTATCTTGATTTCATATCGGTTGCTCAGAAACTAGAATCTGCAAACTGAATATGTAACCGAGGTGTTTGCCCTATATCTAAAATGAAGAGAgatgtgctacatgttttattcatgacTTGAGGCAATGAATTGTTGAGAATAGGATGTGCTAAggtagtattctttatttatctATGTGATGCAATTCTGGCCTTGATATTGGATTGTTTGTTCATCAACTATGCTTCTGCTTATGAAATATGTAACATTCCATTGTGCTGTTTATCTCTGTAATTTCATGTGGTCCTACTTGTAACAGTGATTATTTTGCATAACCAGTACATTTTTCTTCTAAGCAGACTGTAACAATGATGGGTTCACGAGGTACCACTGCTGTGCTGTCGAGAGCTGTTCGGATGAGGCAAAAGCTGCAGTCTGCTTTGGAGGCCAGTACGCTAGATATTGAAGATGTTTCTTACCAACATGCTGGGCATGCAGCTGTGAAGGACAATGCAAACGAGACGCATTTTAACATCAAGGTAATTTCACCGAAGTTTGAGGGCCAGAGCCTTGTGAAGCGTCACAGGATGGTGTACGATCTCTTGACCGATGAGTTGAACTCGGGTCTTCATGCTATCTCCATTGTTGCGAAAACTCCAAAGGAGTCTGGATCATGAACGTCAAAGAAGCATAGAATTAATTAGTGTGTGTTCCAAAATAAAT includes the following:
- the LOC127324051 gene encoding protein BOLA1, chloroplastic, whose product is MMGSRGTTAVLSRAVRMRQKLQSALEASTLDIEDVSYQHAGHAAVKDNANETHFNIKVISPKFEGQSLVKRHRMVYDLLTDELNSGLHAISIVAKTPKESGS